A stretch of the Solanum dulcamara chromosome 6, daSolDulc1.2, whole genome shotgun sequence genome encodes the following:
- the LOC129892078 gene encoding endoplasmic reticulum oxidoreductin-1-like, whose product MVEETEVNELKKKGNETKGSGRKLGRSAIGAILVLLIAFGVTFLYTQKGKSCPCFQDSRKYTGIVEDCCCDYETVDTINGAVLHPLLQELVTTPFFRYFKVKLWCDCPFWPDDGMCKLRDCSVCECPENEFPESFRRPPLGLPADDLKCQEGKPEAAVDRTLDSKVFRGWIEVDNPWTIDDETDNGEMTYVNLLLNPERYTGYTGPSARRIWDAIYSENCPKYASGEICQEKKVLYKLISGLHSSISIHIAADYLLDETKNLWGTNPDLMYDRVLQYPERVRNLYFTFLFVLRAVTKANDYLEQAEYDTGNPEEDLKAQSLIRQLLYNPKLQAACPVPFDEAKLWKGQSGPELKQQIQKQFRNISALMDCVGCEKCRLWGKLQVLGLGTALKILFSIDGENRHDQHLQLQRNEVIALVNLLNRLSESIKLVQEMSPTFEKTMKGLSLQPAAKLISSWNRLLKTVLGE is encoded by the exons ATGGTGGAAGAAACTGAAGTTAACGAGCTGAAGAAGAAGGGGAATGAGACGAAGGGAAGTGGAAGGAAATTGGGTCGATCAGCAATTGGGGCAATTTTGGTGTTGTTAATAGCATTTGGTGTGACATTTTTGTATACCCAGAAGGGAAAATCGTGTCCTTGTTTTcag GATTCTAGAAAATATACTGGAATAGTTGAAGACTGTTGTTGTGATTACGAAACAGTTGATACTATTAATGGGGCTGTGCTGCATCCTTTACTCCAAGAGCTTGTTACAACTCCCTTTTTTAGATACTTTAAG GTTAAGCTGTGGTGTGACTGCCCTTTTTGGCCTGATGATGGTATGTGTAAGTTACGAGATTGCAGTGTATGCGAATGTCCAGAAAATGAGTTCCCCGAATCTTTTAGGAGACCACCACTTGGCCTTCCTGCTGATGATCTGAAATGCCAAGAGGGAAAACCAGAGGCAGCTGTTGACCGCACTCTCGACTCTAAGGTTTTCAGGGGATGGATAGAGGTAGATAACCCTTGGACAATTGATGATGAGACAGACAATG GTGAGATGACATATGTCAATCTCTTGCTGAACCCGGAGCGTTACACTGGTTACACTGGTCCCTCTGCCAGGCGAATATGGGATGCTATATATTCAGAGAATTGTCCAAAAT ATGCATCTGGAGAGATTTGCCAGGAGAAAAAGGTTTTATACAAGCTAATATCTGGTCTCCACTCCTCAATCTCAATACACATAGCTGCTGATTACCTGCTTGATGAAACTAAAAACCTG TGGGGTACAAATCCAGATCTGATGTATGATCGTGTTCTACAATATCCTGAACGTGTCCGAAACTTGTATTTTACTTTCCTCTTTGTTCTCCGAGCTGTAACAAAA GCAAATGATTACTTGGAGCAGGCTGAGTATGATACTGGTAATCCTGAGGAAGACCTTAAAGCACAGTCCCTTATTCGACAGCTACTATACAACCCCAAACTGCAGGCTGCCTGTCCAGTTCCGTTTGACGAAGCTAAACTGTGGAAAGGCCAAAGTGGACCTGAGCTAAAGCAGCAGATTCAAAAGCAATTCAGGAATATCAG TGCTCTCATGGATTGTGTAGGATGTGAGAAATGTCGACTGTGGGGAAAGCTTCAGGTTCTTGGTCTTGGAACTGCTTTAAAGATTCTCTTCTCAATTGATGGTGAAAATCGCCATGATCAACAT CTGCAGTTGCAAAGAAATGAAGTGATTGCTCTGGTAAACCTCCTTAATCGGCTATCAGAATCAATCAAACTTGTACAGGAAATGAGCCCTACATTTGAGAAGACAATGAAGGGGCTAAGTCTACAGCCAGCTGCTAAGTTAATAAGTTCGTGGAATAGACTATTGAAAACAGTATTAGGGGAATAG